One window from the genome of Paramisgurnus dabryanus chromosome 22, PD_genome_1.1, whole genome shotgun sequence encodes:
- the socs6a gene encoding suppressor of cytokine signaling 6 gives MKKITLKTIRKSLNIKGKEDGDFVMLQQPSLAAEFTKDDSLFGGCYTKGLVSCDLNGEDEKGHKNRSKSESLMGTLKRRLSAKQKAKVKGGSSAVGSGDDDDTFSSSSVPISFNEAKTQRPIRSSSLRSHHYSPSPWPFRPVNSDEACIKMEVKVKAMVHSPTPSPSLNGIRKEFHDIQLEGLFQDQRSESLKDMATQSGNLRLNIEDHVPIGLTPQDYIQYTMPLDDGMYPDSSQSFCLDGSSPMEVVDQVESDSLHVDRGQHIHDLMPPDIFMDQSMPGTPAMILSNSRADTPLFSPSLSPLSTNEIPRTLSGFSGADSHVIERVRHHLNFDPSSVPGVSRVYDSFHSSGHMVVTSLTEELKKLAKQGWYWGPITRWEAEEKLVNLPDGSFLVRDSSDDRYLLSLSFRSQGKTLHTRIEHSNGRFSFYEQPDVEGHTSIVDLIELSIKDSENGAFCYSRSRLPGSATYPVRLTNPVSRFMQVRSLQYLCRFVIRQYTRIDLIQKLPLPNKMKDYLQEKHY, from the coding sequence ATGAAGAAGATCACTCTCAAAACGATCAGAAAGTCGCTTAACATAAAGGGCAAAGAAGATGGGGATTTTGTCATGCTTCAGCAGCCATCCTTAGCTGCCGAGTTCACGAAAGATGACTCCCTTTTTGGAGGTTGCTACACCAAAGGACTGGTAAGTTGTGATCTTAATGGGGAGGACGAGAAGGGTCACAAGAACCGATCCAAGAGCGAAAGTCTTATGGGCACACTCAAAAGAAGGCTGTCTGCAAAACAGAAGGCTAAGGTGAAAGGAGGCTCCTCTGCAGTGGGCTCTGGAGACGACGATGACACCTTCTCCTCCTCGTCGGTCCCAATAAGCTTCAATGAGGCCAAAACCCAGCGGCCGATAAGATCCTCGTCCCTCCGAAGCCATCATTACAGCCCTTCTCCGTGGCCTTTCCGGCCCGTCAACTCAGATGAAGCATGCATCAAGATGGAGGTAAAGGTAAAAGCCATGGTCCACTCCCCTACTCCAAGCCCCTCCCTCAATGGCATCCGTAAGGAGTTTCATGATATCCAATTAGAAGGTCTGTTCCAAGACCAGAGGAGTGAATCTCTGAAGGACATGGCGACTCAAAGTGGCAATTTGCGTTTAAACATTGAGGATCACGTGCCTATCGGTCTAACACCTCAGGactacatacagtacacaatGCCTTTGGATGATGGAATGTACCCAGATTCATCCCAGTCTTTTTGTTTGGATGGCTCCTCACCCATGGAAGTTGTAGATCAGGTGGAATCTGATTCGTTGCATGTGGATCGGGGCCAACACATTCACGATCTAATGCCACCGGACATTTTTATGGACCAGTCCATGCCTGGTACTCCAGCAATGATCCTATCCAATTCCAGAGCTGATACGCCTTTATTTTCTCCCTCACTGTCCCCTCTTTCTACCAATGAAATTCCAAGGACCCTTTCTGGGTTCAGTGGTGCAGACTCTCATGTCATTGAAAGAGTGAGGCATCACTTGAACTTTGACCCCAGTTCTGTCCCCGGTGTTAGCAGGGTGTACGACTCTTTCCACAGTAGTGGACACATGGTTGTAACGAGCCTTACGGAGGAACTTAAAAAACTGGCCAAGCAGGGTTGGTACTGGGGTCCTATCACTCGATGGGAAGCTGAGGAGAAGCTAGTGAACCTTCCAGATGGTTCATTTTTGGTAAGGGACAGCTCAGATGATCGCTATCTCCTCAGCTTGAGCTTTCGGTCACAGGGAAAGACTCTCCACACCAGGATTGAACATTCAAACGGCAGGTTCAGTTTTTATGAGCAGCCTGATGTAGAAGGTCACACTTCCATAGTAGATCTAATTGAACTTTCTATAAAAGATTCGGAAAACGGTGCGTTTTGTTACTCCAGATCCCGTCTGCCAGGATCCGCCACGTATCCTGTTCGGTTGACCAATCCCGTCTCTAGGTTCATGCAAGTGCGCTCGTTGCAATACCTTTGCCGATTTGTCATTCGACAGTACACACGGATAGATCTGATTCAGAAACTGCCTTTACCAAACAAAATGAAGGATTATTTGCAGGAGAAACACTACTGA